The DNA window catgaggagctgtattaaaaggTGGAAGGTTAGGAGGTTGAGAAGTACTGCTCTAAAGCCTGCCAGTCAGGCTAGATTGGTCATTGAACCCTGAGGATCTGCCTGTCTACTCTCCTGGGCCTGGGAGTACACGTGTGTCACCACATGCCcttgtgaactcaggtccttgggtaACAAACATTTTACTGGCCGAGGTATTTTCCTGGctgtatttattttgaaacagggtctcatgtcgcctgggctggcctcagcaCCCAGAGCCAGGAGCTGGCCAGGTTGGCttggtttcctttttgttttctcacTGTGACTAGAACAGGGAAGACCAGCCTACCAAGGATAGCTTTGAACCCCAGCCTTTTCACTCTCTTGCTGTGTACCCTCAGCAAGtctgcttcctctctgtgctTCAATCCTGTCTTCAGAGGGAAAGAAACCAAATGGCACAATGCCTCAGCAGTCTATCTTGGTCAGCAGTAGGGCCTGGAGGGCGAAGTGACCAGGAGTAGTCGGGTGTCCAGGTGGTCTGGACATACCCACCCCTGCCCCGCCCTGTGAGCTAATCCTCAGTGGGTACTCATGGCAGCCCACGGTCCCGGGTCCCAGAGTTGGAAGACAGCAACACATAGAATAACCATAGTTTACGCCCTGGCTGGAGAAGGAAGTAAGGACCAGAGAGGTCCGCTTCCTATGGGTTCTACCACCAGGTGGGCGTCCTAACCGGGACAAGGGACCCAGGCTTGGCAGCCTGTCATCCTACCACTCGGCaggtggaggtcaaaggatatcAGTCTGGAATCCATAGCTGGGCCGGACTGGGAAGGGTGGGGAAATAGCCTAGTGTGGGACTGTAGGGGTGGGGGAGACTTCAGAAcgctgaggtgggaagagagagtaatgtctcttttcctgttttcagGGTTTGGCCCTTTTGGGGAGCACACTGTGAACGCCAGCTGGATCGCTGTCCAGGTAACTATGAACTGGGGGAGAAACCAAGCCCAGAGCGAAGTATCTTTCCATGTGTTTAAATATAGTTTTGAACATCTCAGATTCCAGCCAGTCCAGCTTGTCTGTGGAGTCCTTGCttcactttttgttgttttgttttgtatttttagcaTAGTTGTaattgtatagcccaggctaacttcaaactcttgatcctcctgcctcagcctcttgagtactagAGCCATGCCTGGCTGAAAAGTTTTTCCATCGGCCTGGTGCTGTGGcacagccctttaatcccagtcctcaggaggcagaggcaagcagatctctgagttcgaggccagcctggtctacagagtgagttctagaacagccagagccacacagagaaaccctgggtaaaaaacaaatgaaaccacCTTGAGAAAGGCCTGTGTGCCCCAGCCCATGCTGCCAAGGCTGGAGAGCAGATGGGCGCATTGGGCGAGGGCTTAGCCTCTTAGGAAGGAGGGCGCTGACCCTCAGCTTCTGCCCTGGGAGCCTCAGGAGGGTGTCTCTTCCCAGAGCCCGATCCAAGGAGTGACTCCACTAACCTGTGTCTCCTTGCCAGATGGTACTTTCAGACGGGCAGCTAGGGAACAATTGAGTGGGGGGAGACAGACGTTTGGTTCTTAGATAAATCAGCTGGCAGAGACGGCAGCCGGACCCGGATTAATTTTAGCCCATTAGCTGTGTGatttaagattccctcttcccacccaagACTCCCACGTCCCCTGCCACCAGCGTGTCACCCTCCCCACCTCAAGTCTCCGTAGCTCCCTTTTCTTCCCACCTGCACTCTGCAAGCCGGATGGAAGACTCCAGGGTCCCCAGGACCTTGCAGATGGGAGTGTGGCCGGGGCCCCTGCTTGCACACCCGCTCCCCAGAGCCCCAAACAAAAAGGTCCAGTGTGTCTCTGAAGACTTGTGTGTCTGGCTTTGTGTGAGTTGCAGACAGGAGACTTCACGGGCTGAGTGGACACAAAGCCAGTGTCTGGATTCCTGGGCCCCAGACACCACCATCTGCATGTAAATAGAGAAGAAATCAATTCAACAATCTTTGGGAATTCCCTTAGAGCTTTGGGGCTTCCAGGGGAACCTCCGTTTTGTACAGAAACTCAGACTGTTTCTCATCTTATccctttaaaaaatgtcatttatttatgcatttatctaTTGTGTGCATAGAAAAGCCCACatgggaggtcagagggcactgTGTGTGTCCTCAGGATTGAACCTGGGTTACCAGGCATGGCCACAAGCTATGTTACCTGTTGAGCCAGACCATACTGTCCCCAtgcccccctctttttttttttttaagttttgagacagggtctcactctagctAGCTTCGagctcatcctcctgcctcaccctcccagtgctgggatgatgacaggtgtgctccactgtgcctggctctttTGACTGACTGATTCATCAGTCGGTTTTCAGACAGGACCTCACTCTGCAGTcttggctagcctcaaactcaatgtgattctcctgcctcagtttcccaaatgtgGGGATCACAGAGGGCACCTCAGTCCCAGCTCTCTTCATTCCCTACCCCCAGGTCTCTTCATGGGAGACTCAGGTGGATGTCAAGGGCCAGGAAGCCTCGGTTTGCTCGTGCGAAGCCTGTCCCTGAGCTGGCCTCGGTGACATCCAGAGACGATTGCTGCCACCATGAGTCTAGACAGACCCTCCAAGGAATAGCACCAGCAAACAAAGGGGGCTCTGTGTGGGGTCAAGGGACTCGTCAGAGGCGGCCTGCAGCCCTGCCCAATTTTGTGACTTTTGAGTCTTTTTAGGTAGATGATTGGGGACAGTGCTGCGCCCTTCTTTCCGGGGTGCTGAGCACTGAGCCAGGATGCAGTGAGGGGGTTTGGGATTCACGGCCCTCTTCCCAGGAACCAGGCGTCAGGGGCAAAGGGCAGACAGGTGAAGAGTGACATGGCTGTGACTGGTCCTCATCACACTGTCCCTTGTCAAGCCAGAGTCTCCGGAAAAAGCCTGTCAGTGCCAAAGGGGCTGCGTCTCCCGGTGGACACTCATGGCCTTCATGGGGACATTAAACACTCGCTTGTACCCACAAATTTTCTGGGTGAAGCCCTCTGCTACAAACTGCTCATCCTGGCCACATATCCCTGCCACCCGAGGGGCTGGGAAGGAACTGAGGACAAGTGTGTAGCCAAACACCAgctattgatgtgtgtgtgtgtgtctgtgagtgtgtgtgttttctttaatctgttttttgagacagggttctctatgtagctctggctgtcctggatctcactctgtggaccaggctggccttgaactcacagagattcctcctgcctctgcctcctaagtgctgggattaaaggcattttgtttgttttttgagacagggtctcaagtaacccaggctagcctcaaactcactcccagccaaggctgaccttgaactcctgacttcTAGGCCTCAGCATTGCAAGGGCTGAGGTGACAAGCTGACAAGCAGGTACCATCATAAAGGTACAGCCCTGTACTCTTCTGTCCATTCTGTGCTCTGGGTTTCTTTCACACGTTTAGTGAGGCTGCCGTTGGGAACAGTGTGGAACCTGTGAGGACAGCATGAGGAGGCTCCGGAGGCCGGGACAGCCATTCATAGCTGTGTTGACAGACTTGAGGCCACAGTGCTGTCTGGATCTGTCTCCAGGAAGCTCTCCAGAGATAAGGCAGGTCAGAGTGAAGTCGcccgggcgtggtggcacacagctaCCACTCCAGTACTAGGTAGGCAGAGCAGGGGTTAGGAGGCCCAGGAGAGCATGGGGCATAGTGACAGCCTGTCTAGAGACAAAAACAGCTGCTTCCTAACATAAAATTTaaccttttttttgagacagtgtcgttctgtagcccaggctgcccccaCCCTGTCCTATCTCAGTCTCCAGTGTAGGCATGATGGGTGTGTGCCAGAACAGCAGGCTTCAGAACCTGCAGTACTGTAGTCCCCAGTgcgggtgtggtgtggtgtgcgtGCCCTTGGGTGGGGTCCTGGCCTGAGTGACGTCTTGAAGCAGAAGAGTTGTGACGTTGGTGAATGGTGTAGGCTTTTTCTCTTGGTGCCTGAACCTGGtttcacttcctgtttttcttttctttcttctttaaaaaaaataataacttaactttattttttgtgcattggtgtgagggtgtcagatgccctggaactggagctacagacagttgtgagccaccatgtggttgttgggatttgaacctgggacctctggaaaaacagccagtgctcttaaccgctgagccatctctccagtccagcttCCTCCCTTTCTGAAATACAGGTTTACACCTGACTCAGATAAAGCATGAGTGGCTGCAGCGTCCATCGCGAGGCTTGGAGGCGAGCACGGGAAGGGCTGGGGCATCGTTtcgatgttttgttttgttgctttttttgagacagtctcactctgtagaccaggctggcctcgaactcatagagattctcctgcctctacctccgagtgctgggattaatgtgtgtgccaccacatctgccttttttgttttttgttttctttttctttttcttttttttttttttgagtcagggtctcatgtagcccaggctggccttgaagtcctgatcctcctgcctctacctccctagtgcggGCTCGGGGCTGACAGGCAGGTGACACCAGGcctgtcttttgttttgatttttaaattaggtttattttagttatgcatgtgtgcacatgcctgttaGGGGTggcatgtgtacatgagtgcaagGAACTACAGATGCCTGAGGCCTGGGATCCCTTGcagatgtgagccacctgatgtgtgtGCAAGGTGCTGACctcaggtccactggaagagcagtaagcaagGCCTCTTACCCTCTAAGCCCTCTGCTGCCATTGTCttaatttttgaaacaagatctcaccATCGCCTAGAtatttctggaactcactgcgatcctcttgccttagcctctgaGTGCCAGACACACCACTTGCTCCGCTGGGGgtggtttattttgcttttctattttgttaGCTGGTGAAGTTCAAAAGTCCATCAAATACAGTTGCCATGGCGACAGCGtgccctctgcccctcccctgaTGTGAACCCAGCAGGTGGCGCACGTTCCCTGCTCTGTCCCTTGGGTTTGTAATTCTTCCGTgctttttgtttgagttttgggTATTTGCAGAGACAGGtctccttgaactcctgatccccctgcctccaccctccgTGTGTTTGGGAtggcaggtgtgcaccatcacacctgtgCTGGGGTCCTGGCCTTCTCCCGCTCACCCGCCCGCATGCTACTTGAGCATTCTACTGAGtcacaagcactgtaccaactgagctgccaGTACTAACAGCTGAACTGCAGCTCCAaaccttttttctttagtttctcgTTGTGTGAGACCGAGTCTcatgatgtagccctggctggcctggaattcattatgtagagaAGGAGGCTGGCCTTAATCtagcagcaatcctcctgcctcagcctctctagtgttAAAGCAGTCCTCAGTAAAATGACAGTAACATCTCTTTTTTTATAAAGCCCCTGGCCCCAGTGTTTCGTTACAACTGCAGAAATAGAGTAATCTGGGTCTTTCTCCAGCTCTGCGTGAACTCCCTGATCTTTCCTGAAGACCCAGGACTCCAGCAGTCTGGCATTACCCGGGCGGCCAGCCCTGCATTGGTCGCGGTCCCAAGGGAGATACTGCTGGACTGGAGTGTTCAGTAGGTTGGGTGTAattaataccttttttttttttttttttttttttttttgaggaggaggagcagggtctcatggagcccaggctgccttcagtttttctgtgtaggtgaggatgaccttgaattcctggctctgcctccatctcccaagtgctgggctgacaggtgtgcaccacaaccagCGGAGCTTTCTGGCGTCTAAAGACAGGACGTGCCCTTGCAGCATGCCCATCCTCACACGGTGTCTTCTCTCCCAGGAACTGGAGAAGCTGGGCCTTGGGGACAGCGTGGACCTGCATGTGTATGAAATCCCTGTGGAATACCAGACTGTGCAAAGGCTCATCCCTGCGCTGTGGGAGAAACACAGCCCCCAGGTGAGCAGTTCACAGGGGTACCTGAGGAGATCTGTGCTCCCCAGTCCTTGCTCAGTCCTGTGAGGAGGCATCACGACCAGGCAGGTCATAAATGCCGGGCTGCAACTGGAGtgagctcacagttccagagggttagtccaCAGTCATCATGGGGCAGAGCCCACCCTCGGGACACACTTCCCCCATCGAGACTATACCTTCTaaacctttccaaacagttccatgcCTTGGTGACAAAGctctcaaatacatgagcctgtgaggccattcttttcttttttttttttcagacagtgtttctctctgtagctttgcacctttcctggaactcactctgtagaccaggctggcctcgaactcacagagatccgcctggctctgcctcccgagtgctgggattaaaggcgtgcgccgccgctgccACTGCCGCCGCCCGGCCCACTGGGCTTTTTAAACAGCTACAtaatttgccaggtggtggtggcgcacacctttaatcccagcactcgggaggcagagccaggcggatctctgtgagtttggggccagcctggtctacagagtgagttccaggtcagcctgtgctacacagataaaccctgacatgaaaaaaaaattaaaaaaccccaaacaaactatatataatcattttatagcaacaacaaaaagacttaCACGCTTTTATGCCTGTGTGGGTGGGTGTCTGCTCCCGTTAAGCCCTGCCCCTCTGTCCTCAGCTTGTGGTGCATGTTGGAGTGTCGGGCATGGCCACCACAGTGACGCTGGAGAAATGTGGACACAACAAGGGCTACAAGGGACTGGATAATTGCCGCTTCTGCCCCGGCTCACAGTGCTGTGTGGAGGATGGCCCCGAGAGCATCGACTCCATCATCGACATGGATGCTGTGTGCAAGAGGGTGACCATGCTGGGGCTGGATGTGTCTGTCACCATCTCCCAGGATGCTGGCAGGTGGGCTTCTGGGCACTCAGGGGCCGGTGGCGGGTGGGGTCCTAGAGGCTGAACAGCAGGTGTCCTCCTGCTAACTCCACCTTAGTTTCTGGCCTGAAACtgtttctgtagcccaggctggcctaaactcaaGAGACCCacctgttctgcctcctgagtactgggattaaaggcaggctcCATCATGCccagcaaaataaaatttt is part of the Onychomys torridus chromosome 17, mOncTor1.1, whole genome shotgun sequence genome and encodes:
- the Pgpep1 gene encoding pyroglutamyl-peptidase 1 isoform X1, translated to MEQPRKAVVVTGFGPFGEHTVNASWIAVQELEKLGLGDSVDLHVYEIPVEYQTVQRLIPALWEKHSPQLVVHVGVSGMATTVTLEKCGHNKGYKGLDNCRFCPGSQCCVEDGPESIDSIIDMDAVCKRVTMLGLDVSVTISQDAGRYLCDFTYYTSLYQGRGRSAFVHVPPLGKPYNADQLGRALRAIIEEMLGVLEQVEGDISCCHQH
- the Pgpep1 gene encoding pyroglutamyl-peptidase 1 isoform X2, which translates into the protein MATTVTLEKCGHNKGYKGLDNCRFCPGSQCCVEDGPESIDSIIDMDAVCKRVTMLGLDVSVTISQDAGRYLCDFTYYTSLYQGRGRSAFVHVPPLGKPYNADQLGRALRAIIEEMLGVLEQVEGDISCCHQH